GGTTGTCTCACAGGCGATGGTGGCGTGCAATGACCCGTGTCTCCGCCGGCCGAATCGCAGAGCGAAGCGGAGGCCGGTGTTTTCCGTCGGCATGACGAAGACGATGTCGTCGAGTTCCATCGTTGCCAGCCGAGCTGTCAGCGTGCGTTCGAAGTGAGCCCACGCCGTTTCTACGGCTGCCTCGAAGGTGTCCTTGGCCATGGTTGTCTCCTTTCCGGCCACGTTCGACCTCGACGAGGACCCGAACGCGGGCGAGCTGGGGAGTGCTCTCGAATGGGAGCGGTGAGATGGTCCGCGCCGTAGCCGGCGCAGGATCACTTGACGCCCTCAGGATAGAACGCAGGTCCGACACTCTGTAGCCGGACATCGCGGAGAGGCTCTCGACCGAGAGCACCACGACCCACCGGTCAGTCCAACATCGATGATGTGTCAGACGGACCAGGCATCATGACCCCATGCCCCCGATCGACCTCCTGGCCGAAGCTGTTATGCGGATGAAAGCTGGTGCGCCACTCGCCAAGGTCAGTGTCGTCGTGCCCGACCACGGCTCCGGACGGGATGTCCTCCACAGTCTGGCTCGAGCAGGGTCCGTGGCCAGCACTAGCGTTCTCACGCTTCAGCAAGTCGTCTCGAATCTCGCGGGTCCAACTCTCGCACCTCGCCTGGCACTCGCATATCCACTGCTGGAAGCCGCGATTGCGCGAGTCCTCGCCGACGTCCCGGGAGTCTTCACCGACGTCGCCGACCAATCCATCACGGCGCAAGCCCTCGCCGGCGCGGCTTGGGAACTCACCGCAATCGACGAGCCGCGGGTGGACTCACCGACGCCCCTGGTCGCCGACCTCCTCCGCGTATATCGCGCAGCGATCGAGCGTCTGATCACCAGGTACTACCTCCCGCACGAGGCGTATGCGATTGCAGTTGAACGTCTGGCCGACCTCGGCGCGGTGATCGTCTACCACCCTGTCAGCAGGACCCGCGCCGAGCAGAAGCTCCTGCGTGCACTCCAACAACACGGTGAGACCGTCGAACAGGCGGTCACCGTCTCGCCAACCCGGATCATCCACACCTCTGACGCCGACGACGAGGTCAGAGCCGTTGTCCGCCTCGTGCGCAAGCATCTGGCCGGGGGCACACCCGGCCACCGCATCGGCGTCTTCTACGGCAGCGATGACCCATACCTACCACTGCTCCACGAACACCTCACCGCCGGTCACATCGCCTTCACCGGGCCCGAATGCCACACGCTCGTCGACAGACCCACCGGCCGTGCACTACTCGGGCTGCTCAAGCTCGACCTCGACGGGATGCCGCGCCGCGAACTCTTCACCCTCCTCGCCGGGGGTGCAGTCCGGCGCCCCGAAATCGACGACGACCCGATCTCGCAACGTCGGCTCGAACGCCTCACCCGCGAGGACGAACCCATCGTCGGCGGCGCCGACTGGGAACGACTCACCCGTGTCGGTGCACATGAAGAGCATCATGCGATGGCCGTAGCGCTGTACACGTACGTCAGACAGCTGCAAGCCGACCTGCACGCCATCGTCGAAGCGCCCGACTGGACCACCGCGGCCGGACGGCTGGTTGCACTGGTCGACCGCTACTTCCGTACACCCACGCGCGAGGTCGCTGCGGCCGACTTTGCCACTACCCGGGCCGACTGCATCAGCCTTGCCGGCATGGACGGCATCGCACCGCCGCCGAACGCTGCGCGCGTTCTGGATGCGGTCAGCGTGCGCCTGACTGCGCACCGAACAATGCATGGAGACTCCGGCGCAGGCGTGACCATCGGACCGATCGCCGCGGGCGCCGGGCGCGACCTGGACGTCAGTGTCGTCATGGGCAGCGCTGAAGGGATCATCCCCGCACCCCGCCGCGACGATCCGCTGCTACCTGCAGAACTCACCGGCATCACCGCCCGCGAGCGTATGGAACGGCAACGTATCGCCTTCGCGAGTGCGGTCAGCACAGGGCGCACGGAACGGATCGTCACGTTCCCCCGCGGCAACCTGCGCGGTGGCGCGGAGAGGGTGCCGTCACGATGGCTCATCCCGGCGATGGGCGGACTGGCCGGTCGTGACGTCAATGTCGTGAACTGGCAACGCGAAACCGAGAACGTGGAGCCGATCGTCGCGGTCGAATCTTTCGACGTCGCCGCCCAGCGCGCCGACGACCGAATAGGTGCATCAGCCGCATCCGACACCGAATGGCGGCTCCGCGAGCTCGCAGCCGTCCCCGCCGATCAACGCCGCGGCGCCCTCGACGACCCGATCATCAACCTCGGCATGAACCTGCGCAGCGACCGCCTGAACGGCCGCTTCACCCGGTTCAACGGCAACCTGTCGACGGTCAAGGAGCTGATCACCACCTTCGACCGCCCGGTGTCGCCGACCGGTCTCGAACTCTGGGTGCAAAGTCCCTATCAGTACTTCCTCGAACACATTCTGCAGCTCCGTGCGCTGGGCGACCCCGACGAGGTCGCCCAGATCGACGCCCTCACCCGCGGCACTCTCATTCACACGATCCTCGAGCGCTACGTTCTCGACACCATCGACGGCGCCGAACTGGACCTCGCCCGTCTGCACCTCGTCGCCCATGAGGTACTCGACGAAGCGCAGGCCAACAGTCCCGGCTGGCTCGAGCAACTGTGGGCCAAAGACCGCGGCATCATGCTCCGCGATCTCGCCGACTGGCACAAGCACAACCGCGCCGACCAAGACGATGGCTGGCGCCCGACGCACGCTGAACAGACATTCGGCACCGACTCGGCAGCCGAGGTGTCACTGGCGCTCGGCGACAACAGAATCCGCTTCCGCGGCCAGATCGATCGCATCGACCGACACAGCGGCGGCCGCATCCGCGTCACCGACTACAAGACCGGCAAGGGTGACAAGTACAAGGACCTTTCCGACGTCGCTCCCACCAATTCGGGGCTACAGTTCCAGCTCCCCGTCTACGGACTGTTCGCCCGCACGCTAGGAGCCGACGTCGAGGCCCGGTACTGGTTCGTGACCTCCACAGGCAAGTTCGCCTCCATCGGCTATCCCGTCACCGACGACGTCATCGCGACCCTGATCGACGACATGGCCCTCGTCCACCGCTCGATTCTCGCCGGCCACTTCCCGCCCAAGGTCGAGGACACACACTGGGAGCTGCCGGTCATCGACCTCCTCGGCCGCGCCGGACTCCGCCGTGCCTGGGCTGCGTTGGAGGACGTTGACGAAATCGCCGACTATGTACGGAAGTACGGAGGCTGACATGACCGCACTCCCTCTTGCCGACCAAGCAGCCCGCGATCGGATCACCTCCGACACCGCCACCACCCTGTTCGTCGAAGCCGGCGCCGGCAGCGGCAAAACCCACTCCCTGGTCGGCCGCATCTGCCGGCTCGTCCTGCACGACGGCATCGAACTCGATCGGATCGCCGCCATCACGTTCACCGAGAAGGCCGCAGCCGAACTTCGCGAACGAATCCGAGTCGAGTTGGCTGAGCACGACACCGAACGTGCCCGCGGTGCCCTCGAACAGATCGACACCGCGGCCATCGGCACCCTGCATGCGTTCGCCGCCCGCATCATCAGTGAGCATCCACTCGAAGCCGGTGTACCCCGCGCATCGCGGTCGTCGACGCGATGGGGTCGCAGCTGTCGTTCGAACGCCGCTGGCGACGCATGCGCACCCGCCTTTTCACCGACGCCGCGCCGCCGATTCTCGTCGACGCCATGGGCATCATCATGGCGGCCGGCGCCTCGCTCGATCAGATGCGCGCGCTCGCCGACGCACTCGACCGCAACTGGGACCGCCTCACCCTCGACGACAACCCACAAGGCATCGCTCCCGCACACATCGACCGCATGCTGTGGGAGGCAGACGCGATCGCCGACAACCTCGCCGATTGCCTCGACCTCGACGACAAGCTCGCGCAGAAGCTGACCGAGCTGCAGGAGTGGCGCATCCTTGTTGCGGCAGAACGCGATGCGACAGGATGGATACCTGTAGCGGCTCTCTGTCCAGGCCCGGGAAACGGTGGCGCAGGGAAGAACTGGCGCGGTGGGTCCGCTCAGGTCAAAGAGATCAAGACTCGAGTCAAGGCGTTGCGTGACGAGATCTGTCCCGACATCGTCGGCACCTATGTCGACGGCGCAGTTCGCGTGGTGGTGCGGCATCTGTCCGAGATCGTCCTCGACGAAGCGCGCGAGCGGCAGCGGAGCGGCCAACTCGAATTCCATGACCTACTCGTCCTCGCTCGCGACGTGCTCAGCAAGCACGCCGTCGCCGCGACCACCCACGAGCGCTACCAACGGGTGCTGCTCGACGAGTTCCAGGACACCGACCCGCTGCAACTCGAGCTGGCGCAACGTATCGTCGCCGGCACCGACGAAGCGGGCAGGCTGTTCACAGTGGGTGACCCCAAGCAGTCCATCTACCGCTTCCGCCGGGCCGACATCGCCGCCTACATGGCCGCGCGTGACCAGACCCCTGCCGCCGACGTCGTCCAACTGACGACCAACTTCCGCTCCACACGGCCGGTCATCGAATGGATCAACACGGTGTTCGGTCGGATGATCGTCGCCGACGGTCACGTCCAGGCGACCTACACGCCGCTAGACCCCGTGCCGAGCAGGCCTCGGTGGGACATCGAGTGGGGTCCGGAACCATTCGTATTCCCTGACAACGACGAGCCCGTCGACGATGAGGCTTCGCTGTCGCCGGCGGAGGCGATTCGAGCACGGGAGTCTCGCGATGTCGCCCGGATCATCGCAACGGCTGTCGACAAGGGCTGGTGTCGAGAGTCGCGAGCCGACGACGAGACCTACGGGCATGCGGCATTGACATGGAAAGACATCTGCATCCTCATCCCGTCGCGCACGGTTCTGCCCTTCCTGGAGAAGAGTCTGGATGCAGCAGGGATCGAGTTCCGTTCGGAAGCATCGAGTCTCGTCTATTCGACGCAGGAGGTTCATGACCTGCTGGTGACCTGTCGGGCGCTGGCCAACACCGCAGACGAAGCGGCGCTCGTCGCCGCGCTGCGCACACCGCTGTTCGGTTGTGGCGACGACGACCTGCTGCGATGGAGCGCAGCGAACGGCCGATGGAGTATCCACGCCGACGCTCCGACCGAGGTGCTCGGATCCTCACCCGTTGCCGCCGCTTATCGGTACCTGCGCGAGCTGTCATTCGAGCTCGGTGACCTGAATCCCAGTGCCCTGCTCAGCCGTTTGGCGACCGACCGACGCGTCTTCGAGGTCTCGATGGATTCGCCCCGACACCGCGATGTGTGGCGACGACTGCGGTTCGTCATCGATCAGGCTCGCGCGTGGTACGCCGAGGATCGGGGATCGTTGCGCGACTACATCGACTGGGCCGACACCCAGGCCGACGAGAACGCGCGTGTGGCCGAGACCGTCCTTCCCGAGATCGGCGTGGACGCCGTGCGGATCATGACCATCCACGCCGCCAAGGGTCTGCAGTTTCCGATGGTCGTGGTTGCCGGGATGAGCGGCGGATTCCGCACGCTGCCGGAGTCCTTGCTCTGGGATGCGAGCGGCACACTGCAGGCATGCGTGTCGAAGTCGGTGACGTCGAAGGGGTACAAGCCGGCAGCCGACGCGGAGAAGGCCCACGCCGAGGCTGAGAAGAAGCGCCTCCTCTACGTTGCCTGCACTCGCGCAGAGAGTCACCTCGCCGTTTCCGGATACACGGGCAAAGGTGCCTCGTGGAGTGTGACGCTGGCTCCCGCGCTGGACGGTCTACCGAACAGGGTGCCCGAGCTGATCGAACCGGTACGACGCGACGACGATCCGATCGAGCAGTTCGAGCGGCAGCCCTGGGATGAGTGGACAGCCGAGACGGCCGCAATCGAGGTGTCGTCGGCGTTGCGTGCGTCGTACTCGGCGACGCGGATAGTGCACGGTGATGATGCCGCCGAGGTTGCGCTGCTGGACCGCTACCGTGAGGCCGGCCTGCTGACAGTCGAAGCAGGAGAGAATGTTTCACCCGGCGTCGGAGGCGTCGACAGCGGGGCTTCGCTGGGCACCGCCCTGCACGGGGTCTTGGAGCAGACCGAGTTAGGCGCGGTCCTCGACGAGACCTTCGAGGCGGTGGCCCGCCAGGCTGCTGCTGCCGTCGGCATCGTCGATGTCGACCACTTCGTCGCACTGGCCCGATCTGCACTCGAGTCCGAATCCGTCCATCGCGCGGCTGTCGGCGAGCACTGGAAGGAGATGCAGCTCGCGGGGCTCGGTCCCGATGGCACAACGGTGGTCGAAGGCATCGCGGATCTGGTCTACCGCGACCCCGACGGCGGACTCGTCATCGCGGACTACAAGACCGACGTCGGAGTAACCGCGCACACGCTCGAGGCCTACTGGGCACAGTTGGCGATCTACGCCGATCTGCTGCGAAAGGCGACGGGTGAGAGGGTCGTTCGGTTGGAGTTGGTGTTCTGTCGGGTGGGGCAAGCGGCTGTGCTAGCAAGGAGTGCGCACTAGCGGCATCCCGTGGTCACATCGCTCCATGTTCGGCGAGTGGCAGCCCGCTGGTCGCCGGAGCGACCGTAAGCAGTTCGGATATTGCCGAGTGCTGAGTGGTGCTCGAAGGAACCGTTCGAGGTCGAACGACAGTCAGCGTATAGTCGATTCAGCGGTCACGGTCCGAAGGGCAAATGTGAATCCAATAGTGATGCACCCTGTGTCTCTTCAAGCGATCTGTTGAGCAAGAGCTCGAACCCCGGTTGCGAACTCATTCAGACTGAGAACCTTATGGCCACCCTGTAGAGAGTACGGCGAAATGCCCAATTGTTCTCGTGTCACGACAATTAGTTCACTAGGAACAATGCGCGGAATGGTCTTGGTCACCCACGGCCATCTCTCGCCAATCCATGATTCGCCGTTACTGTTCACGGTAACAAAATCAGGATCGAACGAGGCGCTGCCAGCAATCTCAAGCACTGCATATGCTCCGCGAGCCTCCTTCGCGAAGATTAATACTAGGTCGCCAGGCGCGAACCTTGGCCTCCCTCTTGCGGGACTGGAAAACCAGTGAGGATGGCGCCACTGTTCGAGGCTCGGCGCTCCATTCTCAGCTTTGATCCATAGCGTGCGGCTCGGGTCACGCGCATCCGTCAAGATGCGCTCAACGGCCGCGTCCGTAGTTTCTTGCGCGTCGACAGTCGCCGACTTCGGTGTTGCGGGCAACGCTGACGCTAACTCCTCCGCGCGAAGCAATGCAGCCTCGTCGACCTCGGTTGCACTCGACCACCACTCGTCGTAGATACGGCCTGCTTCGATAATCTCCGGAGCGATCAGCGAAACAGAGAGTTCCGCATTGTGGCGCGCAGTCAGGCCAAGACCGGAGGACGTGAGATTCGCCGAACCGGCCAGGCCAAAGTCGTCTGCGAGGTATACCTTTGCATGAAGTCTCGGGTGGGTGCGAACGCTGACGTCTGCTCGGAGCAATGATCTCAGTCCTGCTGCAGACAAGTAACCGCCTGCTAGGGCCACTGGGTCTAACTTGGTAAGCAATCTCCAGGTCGCCTCATGGCCGCGTGCGATCATGCTGATCTTGTGCGCCACGTCGACAGTCAGGTACGGGCTGGACAAGGACACTCCGCTGCGAGCCGACCGGAGTGCCTCGAACAGAGACGATCCAGCCCGAACCTGAGTCCGGTCCACGTTGGGAACCATTTCGTCACCATAGCTAGAAAACGCAGTGCGTCAGCCTGGTTTGGTCCGTTTGGCTCGCGCGGCTGCACGGACAGAACCTACTTCCCGTAAGAGTATTTCCGACTCCCTGCAGTAAGCGTGAGAGGGTCTGTGGCTTCTTTCTCGCGAGTGACGACACTAGCGTTCGAGCAAAGCGCCCAAACGCTCCTCGCTGATCACATGGATTCGTTCGCCGCGACGTTTGCGTTCGCGGACCTCGAACAGCTTGCTTCCCTCGCCGACCCCTACCGTATTCGCCATACTGCCGGCCCGGACGAGGACTGTCGTCCTGTCTGTGACCGTGGATTGGACGGTTCCGCCGGCGCGACTGATCATCTGCGCCAACTTGCGTTGCGACCCCATTGCGAACCGGCCTGTGAGCGTCACATGATGTCCCCGTATCGATTTCGGCCCGGACTTGTCTCTCATGTCGACATCTCGTAGCTGCCGAAGCGCCTGAGATGCTTGCAACCCGCTCACGTATCGAAGGCCGTGATGTGCGGTGGCGTGCCACATCCAACATTTCAGATCGTCGGGGATGTCCAAGTCGCGGATGCCGGGCACGTGACTACTGTCGAAATCGTCGCCCGTCAACAAGGTACCGGCTAGCAACCCGACCTGGTAGATGTCCACCCACGTTGCCCAGTTCTGTCGTTCGTCCATGTTGTTCGGGGAGTAGGCAGGGGTGTAGGCGTCGATAGCAGAGCGTCTCGGGGTCAGGGAGTGTTTGGAGATACCGAAGTCGCCCAGCACAAGATGCCCATCTCGGATGAAGACGTTGGCGGGCTTGATGTCACGGTGAGTCACGCCACTTGCGTGCATGAGTGCGAGCACTTTCAACAGACGGCTGATCTCGCGACGGACTCGACCTGGAGTCCAACCGCGCCAGTCACGGTCGTCTG
The genomic region above belongs to Gordonia hongkongensis and contains:
- a CDS encoding phospholipase D-like domain-containing protein; amino-acid sequence: MVPNVDRTQVRAGSSLFEALRSARSGVSLSSPYLTVDVAHKISMIARGHEATWRLLTKLDPVALAGGYLSAAGLRSLLRADVSVRTHPRLHAKVYLADDFGLAGSANLTSSGLGLTARHNAELSVSLIAPEIIEAGRIYDEWWSSATEVDEAALLRAEELASALPATPKSATVDAQETTDAAVERILTDARDPSRTLWIKAENGAPSLEQWRHPHWFSSPARGRPRFAPGDLVLIFAKEARGAYAVLEIAGSASFDPDFVTVNSNGESWIGERWPWVTKTIPRIVPSELIVVTREQLGISPYSLQGGHKVLSLNEFATGVRALAQQIA
- a CDS encoding PD-(D/E)XK nuclease family protein → MPPIDLLAEAVMRMKAGAPLAKVSVVVPDHGSGRDVLHSLARAGSVASTSVLTLQQVVSNLAGPTLAPRLALAYPLLEAAIARVLADVPGVFTDVADQSITAQALAGAAWELTAIDEPRVDSPTPLVADLLRVYRAAIERLITRYYLPHEAYAIAVERLADLGAVIVYHPVSRTRAEQKLLRALQQHGETVEQAVTVSPTRIIHTSDADDEVRAVVRLVRKHLAGGTPGHRIGVFYGSDDPYLPLLHEHLTAGHIAFTGPECHTLVDRPTGRALLGLLKLDLDGMPRRELFTLLAGGAVRRPEIDDDPISQRRLERLTREDEPIVGGADWERLTRVGAHEEHHAMAVALYTYVRQLQADLHAIVEAPDWTTAAGRLVALVDRYFRTPTREVAAADFATTRADCISLAGMDGIAPPPNAARVLDAVSVRLTAHRTMHGDSGAGVTIGPIAAGAGRDLDVSVVMGSAEGIIPAPRRDDPLLPAELTGITARERMERQRIAFASAVSTGRTERIVTFPRGNLRGGAERVPSRWLIPAMGGLAGRDVNVVNWQRETENVEPIVAVESFDVAAQRADDRIGASAASDTEWRLRELAAVPADQRRGALDDPIINLGMNLRSDRLNGRFTRFNGNLSTVKELITTFDRPVSPTGLELWVQSPYQYFLEHILQLRALGDPDEVAQIDALTRGTLIHTILERYVLDTIDGAELDLARLHLVAHEVLDEAQANSPGWLEQLWAKDRGIMLRDLADWHKHNRADQDDGWRPTHAEQTFGTDSAAEVSLALGDNRIRFRGQIDRIDRHSGGRIRVTDYKTGKGDKYKDLSDVAPTNSGLQFQLPVYGLFARTLGADVEARYWFVTSTGKFASIGYPVTDDVIATLIDDMALVHRSILAGHFPPKVEDTHWELPVIDLLGRAGLRRAWAALEDVDEIADYVRKYGG
- a CDS encoding UvrD-helicase domain-containing protein; translation: MGSQLSFERRWRRMRTRLFTDAAPPILVDAMGIIMAAGASLDQMRALADALDRNWDRLTLDDNPQGIAPAHIDRMLWEADAIADNLADCLDLDDKLAQKLTELQEWRILVAAERDATGWIPVAALCPGPGNGGAGKNWRGGSAQVKEIKTRVKALRDEICPDIVGTYVDGAVRVVVRHLSEIVLDEARERQRSGQLEFHDLLVLARDVLSKHAVAATTHERYQRVLLDEFQDTDPLQLELAQRIVAGTDEAGRLFTVGDPKQSIYRFRRADIAAYMAARDQTPAADVVQLTTNFRSTRPVIEWINTVFGRMIVADGHVQATYTPLDPVPSRPRWDIEWGPEPFVFPDNDEPVDDEASLSPAEAIRARESRDVARIIATAVDKGWCRESRADDETYGHAALTWKDICILIPSRTVLPFLEKSLDAAGIEFRSEASSLVYSTQEVHDLLVTCRALANTADEAALVAALRTPLFGCGDDDLLRWSAANGRWSIHADAPTEVLGSSPVAAAYRYLRELSFELGDLNPSALLSRLATDRRVFEVSMDSPRHRDVWRRLRFVIDQARAWYAEDRGSLRDYIDWADTQADENARVAETVLPEIGVDAVRIMTIHAAKGLQFPMVVVAGMSGGFRTLPESLLWDASGTLQACVSKSVTSKGYKPAADAEKAHAEAEKKRLLYVACTRAESHLAVSGYTGKGASWSVTLAPALDGLPNRVPELIEPVRRDDDPIEQFERQPWDEWTAETAAIEVSSALRASYSATRIVHGDDAAEVALLDRYREAGLLTVEAGENVSPGVGGVDSGASLGTALHGVLEQTELGAVLDETFEAVARQAAAAVGIVDVDHFVALARSALESESVHRAAVGEHWKEMQLAGLGPDGTTVVEGIADLVYRDPDGGLVIADYKTDVGVTAHTLEAYWAQLAIYADLLRKATGERVVRLELVFCRVGQAAVLARSAH
- a CDS encoding protein kinase domain-containing protein encodes the protein MASTSPRLRPGQTITNDDGRKYCIQAYIAGGGYGSVYRATAMSGRGQRKATTVCVKICASADDWHCEAHFGNLLSGYSEVVELLDSFAFGTGAGRRTRYVLVTEYMPEGTVADLADDRDWRGWTPGRVRREISRLLKVLALMHASGVTHRDIKPANVFIRDGHLVLGDFGISKHSLTPRRSAIDAYTPAYSPNNMDERQNWATWVDIYQVGLLAGTLLTGDDFDSSHVPGIRDLDIPDDLKCWMWHATAHHGLRYVSGLQASQALRQLRDVDMRDKSGPKSIRGHHVTLTGRFAMGSQRKLAQMISRAGGTVQSTVTDRTTVLVRAGSMANTVGVGEGSKLFEVRERKRRGERIHVISEERLGALLER